One genomic window of Pseudomonas aeruginosa includes the following:
- the accD gene encoding acetyl-CoA carboxylase, carboxyltransferase subunit beta — protein MSNWLVDKLIPSIMRSESQKSSVPEGLWHKCPSCEAVLYRPELEKTLDVCPKCDHHMRINARTRLDIFLDEDGREELGADLEPVDRLKFRDSKKYKDRLAAAQKDTGEKDALIAMSGKLQGMPVVACAFEFSFMGGSMGAIVGERFVRAANVALEKRCPLICFSASGGARMQEALISLMQMAKTSAVLARLREEGIPFVSVLTDPVYGGVSASLAMLGDVIVGEPKALIGFAGPRVIEQTVREKLPEGFQRSEFLLEHGAIDMIVHRAELRPRLANLLSAFTHSPSPVSA, from the coding sequence ATGAGCAACTGGCTGGTAGACAAGCTGATCCCTTCCATCATGCGTTCCGAGTCCCAGAAGAGTTCGGTACCGGAAGGCCTGTGGCACAAATGCCCGTCCTGCGAAGCCGTGCTGTACCGTCCGGAGCTGGAAAAGACCCTGGATGTCTGCCCGAAGTGCGATCACCACATGCGCATCAACGCGCGTACCCGCCTGGACATCTTCCTCGATGAGGACGGTCGCGAGGAGCTGGGTGCCGACCTCGAGCCGGTGGACCGCCTGAAATTCCGCGACAGCAAGAAGTACAAGGATCGCCTCGCCGCGGCACAGAAGGACACTGGCGAGAAGGACGCGCTGATCGCCATGAGCGGCAAGCTGCAGGGCATGCCGGTGGTCGCCTGCGCCTTCGAGTTCTCCTTCATGGGCGGTTCGATGGGCGCCATCGTCGGCGAGCGCTTCGTTCGCGCAGCCAACGTCGCCCTGGAGAAGCGCTGCCCGCTGATCTGCTTCTCCGCCTCCGGCGGCGCGCGCATGCAGGAAGCGCTGATCTCGCTGATGCAGATGGCCAAGACCTCGGCGGTCCTGGCGCGCCTGCGCGAAGAAGGCATCCCGTTCGTCTCGGTATTGACCGACCCGGTCTACGGCGGCGTTTCCGCCAGCCTGGCGATGCTCGGCGACGTGATCGTCGGCGAACCCAAAGCGCTGATCGGCTTCGCCGGTCCCCGCGTGATCGAGCAGACCGTCCGCGAGAAGCTGCCGGAAGGCTTCCAGCGTAGCGAGTTCCTCCTCGAGCATGGCGCCATCGACATGATCGTGCATCGTGCCGAGTTGCGGCCGCGCCTGGCCAATCTGCTGTCGGCCTTCACTCATTCGCCGAGCCCCGTATCCGCATGA